One window of the Micromonas commoda chromosome 11, complete sequence genome contains the following:
- a CDS encoding predicted protein, translated as MTIEVSTPSPAGTPPKPPQRESSSSSKKLIKDQLALVDVKTADGGTRKEIARFEDDLTFDKGFFLTIRAIQLLKSNSQGRPILVGVAGPSGAGKSVFCQKIQEFMPGVCVLTMDMYNDASMLVEGNFDDPRLTDYETLNRNLEDLKAGKTVEVPIYDFKQSKRVGYRTQECPPSNVIIIEGIYALSDKLRPLQDLRVSISGGVHFDLVKRVMRDIDRSGQEPEDIIHQISETVYPMYKAFIEPDLRSAHLRVVNSFNPFAGFQDPTYILKSTKVVQEDDVRAVLSDDYTSVAEQETTDIYLLPPNEDPETCTSWLRMRNRNGRYTLMFEETVCDGDVMISPRIKFEVGVRILGGLMALGYEVGAIMKRRSRSYSDEMLEVKIDWIEGLDRSFTQIQGKVRAAVEEAGTKLGLDGTYVPHSYIEQVQLEEMTEELRNLTEEMKDKFVMAANRSSMDIPHLERSNSGFGLGSIRSRQERAAKQESVTRLQDAVRKRRSERGNGNGNGDQWGSQDQVFADAAAVLNSPRPPSSQGRRRPPVATPKTQARLSSGALGANGTERLPFNNGGERAPFNGDSAANGRDGGDDSNEHSGGSDQDASGGYGFAAMARATSPSPYRPEAVVGGVGVFEPLHVAALESRVHMLSQRVDDIAQAHLRSVSAMGSPSMGDQGAAQLQAQAATINSLMQSQMMLTAKIDALANSVKMNESEGRMRMYLAAAGGAAAAMLALRLFDSQR; from the exons ATGACGATCGAGGTCtccaccccgtcgcccgcgggcacGCCCCCGAAGCCCCCGCAGCGCGAGTCATCATCGTCCTCGAAAAAGCTCATCAAAGatcagctcgcgctcgtggacgtcaagaccgcggacggcggcacCCGCAAGGAG ATCGCACGGTTCGAGGATGACCTCACGTTCGATAAGGGTTTCTTCCTCACCATCCGCGCGATCCAACTCCTGAAGTCTAACTCCCAGGGCCGACcgatcctcgtcggcgtcgcggggccATCGGGCGCGGGCAAATCGGTCTTCTGCCAAAAGATCCAGGAGTTCATGCCCGGCGTCTGCGTCCTCACGATGGACATGTACAACGACGCGAGCATGCTCGTGGAGGGCAACTTCGACGATCCGCGCCTGACCGATTACGAAACCTTGAACCGAAACCTCGAGGACCTGAAGGCGGGCAAGACGGTGGAGGTGCCAATCTACGATTTCAAGCAGTCGAAGCGGGTGGGATACCGAACGCAGGAGTGCCCGCCGTCAAACGTGATCATCATCGAGGGGATCTACGCCCTCAGCGATAAGCTCAGGCCGCTGCAGGACCTGCGTGTGAGCATCAGCGGTGGCGTGCACTTCGATCTCGTCAAGCGCGTCATGCGCGACATCGACCGAAGCGGACAGGAGCCCGAGGACATCATCCACCAAATCTCCGAGACTGTGTACCCGATGTACAAGGCTTTCATCGAGCCCGACCTGCGAAGCGCGCACCTGCGCGTGGTGAACAGTTTCAACCCGTTTGCGGGGTTCCAG GACCCCACGTATATCCTCAAATCCACGAAAGTCGTGCAGGAGgatgacgtccgcgcggtgctTTCCGACGACTACacctccgtcgccgagcaggagACCACCGACATCTACCTCCTACCCCCGAACGAGGACCCCGAGACGTGCACGTCGTGGCTTCGCATGCGCAACCGCAACGGGCGATACACGCTGATGTTCGAAGAGACTGTGTGCGACGGGGACGTGATGATCTCGCCCCGGATCAAGTTCGAGGTGGGCGTTCGCATCTTGGGCGGGCTCATGGCCTTGGGGTACGAGGTTGGCGCCATCATGAAGCGCCGGAGTAGGTCGTACAGCGACGAGATGCTCGAGGTGAAGATCGACTGGATCGAGGGTTTGGACAGGTCGTTCACGCAGATCCAGGGTaaggttcgcgcggcggtggaggaggcgggaaCCAAGCTGGGCCTCGACGGGACCTACGTGCCCCACAGCTACATCGAGCAGgtgcagctcgaggagatgaCCGAGGAACTGCGCAACCTGACCGAGGAGATGAAGGACAAATTCGTGATGGCGGCGAACAGGAGCTCGATGGACATCCCGCACCTCGAGCGATCAAACTCGGGATTCGGCCTGGGTTCCATTCGCAGCAggcaggagcgcgccgcgaagcaaGAGAGCGTGACGCGACTGCAGGACGCCGTGCGCAAGCGCCGGTCGGAACGCGGTAACGGTAACGGTAACGGCGACCAGTGGGGCAGCCAGGATCAggtcttcgccgacgccgccgccgtgctcaactcgccgaggccgccgtcgtcgcaggggcgtcgacgcccgcccgtcgcgacaCCGAAAACCCAAGCCCGGCTCTCGTCcggcgcgctgggcgccAACGGCACCGAACGCCTCCCCTTCAacaacggcggcgaacgcgcccccTTCAACGGcgactccgcggcgaacgggagggacgggggcgacgactcCAACGAGCACTCGGGCGGGAGCGATCAGGATGCGTCGGGCGGATACGGCttcgccgccatggcgcgcgcgacgtcgccgtcgccgtaccGACCGGAGgctgtcgtcggcggcgtcggggtgtTCGAGCCCCTGCAcgtggcggcgctcgagtcgcGCGTGCACATGCTCTCGCAGCGCGTGGACGACATAGCGCAGGCGCACCTGCGAAGCGTGTCCGCGATGGGATCGCCGTCGATGGGCGATcagggcgcggcgcagctgcaggcgcaggcggcgacgatcaaCTCGCTGATGCAGTCGCAGATGATGCTCACCGCGAagatcgacgcgctcgcgaactCGGTGAAGATGAACGAGTCGGAggggaggatgaggatgtacctcgcggcggcgggtggcgcggcggcggcgatgctgGCTCTGCGGCTGTTCGACTCGCAGCGGTGA
- a CDS encoding predicted protein — MSAVDVIAHESLPQDSTFHLDAGIEDPEEYMVVHELLGRGQLLNAYEAKMTHQHGVEFGHGILNKGKAQKREKRPPTQIEILAAQEREKQEKKAARKAAKEAKKEERLAREEFALTGGNKKMTKKERKRLELDE, encoded by the exons ATGAgtgccgtcgacgtcatcgcccaCGAGTCCCTCCCCCAGGACTCCACCTtccacctcgacgcgggcatCGAGGACCCCGAGGAGTACATGGTGgtccacgagctcctcggccgcggccaGCTCCTCAACGCCTACGAGGCGAAGATGACCCACCAG cacggcgtcgagttCGGCCACGGTATCCTCAACAAGGGAAAGGCGCAGAAGCGCGAGAAGAGGCCGCCGACCCAGATCGAGATCTTGGCGGCCCAGGAGAGGGAGAAacaggagaagaaggcggcgcgcaAGGCGGCCAAG gaggccaagaaggaggagcgcctcgctcgcgaggAGTTCGCCCTCACCGGCGGCAACAAGAAGATGACGAAGAAGGAACGCAAGAGGCTCGAGTTGGATGAGTAG
- a CDS encoding predicted protein, whose translation MSTDVAAQEILPKDSTFHLDAGIEDPEEFLAVHELMNRGQLLNAYEAKLTHQHGVEFGHGILNRGKAQKREKRPPTQIEIMAAIEREKQEKKAARKAAKEAKKEERIAREEFALTGGNKKLTKKERKRLEQGEFE comes from the exons ATGagcaccgacgtcgccgcccaggaGATTCTCCCCAAGGACTCCACCTtccacctcgacgcgggcatCGAGGACCCCGAGGAGTTTCTGGCGGTCCACGAGCTCATGAACCGCGGCCAGCTGCTGAACGCCTACGAG GCTAAGCTCACGCACCAG cacggcgtcgagttCGGCCACGGTATCCTCAACAGGGGAAAGGCGCAGAAGCGCGAGAAGAGGCCGCCGACCCAGATCGAGATCATGGCGGCCATCGAGAGGGAGAAacaggagaagaaggcggcgcgcaAGGCGGCCAAG GAGGCCAAGAAAGAGGAGCGCATCGCTCGCGAGGAGTTCGCCCTCACCGGCGGCAACAAGAAACTGACGAAGAAGGAACGCAAGAGGCTCGAGCAGGGTGAATTCGAGTAA
- a CDS encoding predicted protein, whose translation MVSTRDYYPLLVVSPPHFMLRAVPVLAIGGAGRDRPAETDDALPRSRPPGSTRRSRAERSKAFVILPASTDADESVWTESERGAVLVGTRKARRARQRSHDRWRRVMSVSGVTGTSPEDVQARIVEALAAIEHERGRLDTALRHIERGCKSDVAVDEVKRLKKLKLRCKDDAARLRKAASMAAEARTLGEGSFGRVFLGRDVDTGEDVAVKVEDSAAVDEELVCESLSWDEELPRSTVHDETHDDEHGDRTRDVTCAPKTPLTREHDALRRVTGVGFPRVRFFGTQRRGLLGSDAPCRVLVMDLLGPSLEDMSWRCAAGGPLSRTTCLMVCDQALTLIHKTHKAGYVHGDVKPDNLLLGAVGVKGGARTVHLVDFGLAVPGPKEGELDDDEVLDGDTAGGEAPGAGDSPPGDSLTGDSLTIASSPPLAPGSGFTQGTPTYSSVRADAGGAATYADDLESLAWTCAYLRAGTSCWTPAIDRSRVEAVLACKATATEADVATDPIDAAWIWALIAHARSLRFGQRFDLGYCRDVIDKAFAAETGGAPMAETPFDWEEAGVVVG comes from the coding sequence ATGGTGTCGACGCGAGACTATTATCCGCTTCTCGTCGTCAGTCCTCCTCACTTCAtgctccgcgcggtgccggtgctcgcgatcggcggcgcggggcgcgaccgccccgcgGAGACCGACGATGCGCTGCCGAGGTCGAGGCCGCCGGGGTCCActcgccgatcgcgcgccgagAGATCCAAGGCGTTCGTCATCCtgcccgcgtcgaccgacgccgacgaatCCGTCTGGACCGAGTCCGAGCGAGGGGCGGTGTTGGTGGGCACGCGCaaggctcggcgcgcgcggcagcgATCGCACGACAGGTGGAGGCGCGTGATGTCCGTCTCGGGAGTTACGGGCACGTCGCCCGAGGACGTCCAGGCGCGCAtcgtggaggcgctcgcggccatcgagcacgagcgcggtcgGCTCGACACCGCGCTGCGCCACATCGAGCGCGGCTGCAAGTCGGACGtggccgtcgacgaggtgaaGCGGCTGAAGAAGCTCAAGCTTCGGTGcaaggacgacgccgcgcggctgcgcAAAGCCGCGTCCatggccgcggaggcgaggacgCTCGGGGAGGGATCCTTCGGCCGCGTCttcctcggacgcgacgtcgacaccggcgaggacgtcgccgtcaagGTTGAGGACtcggccgcggtggacgaggagctcgtgtGCGAGTCCCTCAGCTGGGACGAGGAGCTTCCGAGGAGCACCGTCCACGACGAAacgcacgacgacgagcacggGGATCGAACCCGGGACGTCACGTGTGCCCCGAAGACGCCGCTGACGAGGGAACACGACGCGctgcgacgcgtcaccggggtAGGCTTTCCCCGAGTTAGATTCTTCGGcacgcagcgccgcgggcttctGGGGTCCGACGCCCCGTGCCGTGTGCTCGTCATGGACCTGCTCGGTCCGTCGCTGGAGGACATGTCGTGGcggtgcgccgcgggggggcCGTTGTCCAGAACAACGTGCCTGATGGTGTGCGATCAGGCGCTGACGCTGATCCACAAGACGCACAAAGCCGGGTACGTGCACGGGGACGTCAAGCCCGATAACTTACTCctgggcgcggtgggcgttAAGGGTggggcgaggacggtgcACCTGGTGGACTTTGGGCTCGCGGTGCCGGGACCGAAGGAGGGCGagttggacgacgacgaggttttagacggcgacacagctggcggcgaggccCCCGGGGCCGGTGACTCGCCACCCGGCGACTCGTTAACCGGCGACTCGTTaaccatcgcgtcgtcgccgccgctcgcgcccgggagCGGGTTCACCCAAGGAACTCCGACGTACTcgagcgtccgcgcggacgccggaggcgcggcgacgtacgccgacgacctgGAGAGTCTCGCGTGGACGTGCGCGTACCTCAGAGCCGGAACCTCGTGTtggacgccggcgatcgaTCGATCGCGCGTGGAAGCCGTGCTCGCGTGCaaggcgaccgcgacggaggcggacgtGGCGACGGACCCGATCGACGCGGCTTGGATCTGGGCGTTgatcgcgcacgcgcggtcGCTGCGGTTCGGGCAGAGGTTCGACCTGGGGTACTGCCGGGACGTAATCGATAAagcgttcgcggcggagactggcggggcgccgatggcggaGACGCCGTTCGATtgggaggaggcgggcgtcgtcgtggggTAG
- a CDS encoding predicted protein: MFTSDLETTLMRGSPPLHRAARWGDVARVRQLLLRDEEESSPRSRPLVDERDVNGSTPLMWASQFGHDDVVKVLLDDFGADPNLINAFGWTAAEYASTSSAAGDVLPLILAAGAPRDATRVVPSAMLGGGHGRLLCDFTPNRIPAPVGPKGPARWANLLTGLRRRFARSASQSARDAWRAPAVVKVGGVAVAGCTFKPLGLYAGQRYEIVRLFLRDGVTGEEVDVEQVSSHTSSPLGFEPGTSHAPTDSTSWELCATVRNPTWTPWGVSEVGVEVAELRSVRDELAWASRVAAGAGAFWLSVAFMCSNDLVSLTSIPSESMAPGVRRGDLMLVDRRRPPVSRAESSDGTSINRGTVGGFGVGDVVLFEPPPALREIATRNGTPLRSGEYFVKRIVAVGGDEVEVVDGVLFRNGRREASYPTGTPVGVGRNGPTSDETHDGGTCDACKFGRYDLSLRRVPAGSFLVLGDNRGGSNDGHVWGYLPEKNVLGKISFRVAPLNRAGFLREAPVGEERDGE; this comes from the coding sequence ATGTTCACGTCGGACCTGGAGACGACGCTCATGCGGGGCTCGCCTCCTctgcaccgcgcggcgcgttggggcgacgtcgcccgcgtccgccagctcctccttcgcgacgaggaggagtcatcgccgaggagtCGGCCGCTCGTGGACGAACGGGACGTGAACGGGTCCACGCCCCTGATGTGGGCGTCGCAGTTCGGccacgatgacgtcgtcaAGGTACTCCTGGACGACTTTGGCGCGGACCCAAACCTCATCAACGCGTTCGGatggaccgccgcggagtacgcgtcgacgtccagcgccgcgggcgatgtCCTCCCCctgatcctcgccgcgggagccccgcgcgacgcgacgcgagtcgtcccgagcgcgatgctcggcggcgggcacgggCGACTCCTGTGCGATTTTACCCCCAACCGGATCCCCGCCCCGGTCGGTCCCAAAggtccggcgcggtgggccaACCTTCTAACcgggctccgccgccggttcgcgcggagcgcgtcgcagagcgcgagggacgcgtggcgcgcgccggcggtcgTGAaggtgggcggcgtcgccgtcgcgggatGCACCTTCAAGCCGCTCGGTTTGTACGCCGGGCAGAGGTACGAGATCGTTCGGCTGTTCCTCCGAGACGGCGTgaccggcgaggaggtggacgtcgAGCAAGTCTCATCACACACATCGTCCCCGCTCGGATTCGAACCCGGGACGTCCCACGCCCCCACCGACTCGACCAGCTGGGAGCTGTGCGCGACGGTGAGGAacccgacgtggacgccgtggGGCGTCAGCGAGGTTGGCGTGGAGGTAGCGGAGCTCAGGTCCGTTCGAGACGAGCtcgcgtgggcgtcgcgtgtcgcggcgggcgcgggcgcgttttGGCTCTCAGTCGCGTTTATGTGTTCCAACGACCTCGTGTCGCTGACGTCGATCCCGTCCGAGTCGATGGCGCCCggggtgcgtcgcggcgatctcaTGCTCGTGGACCGTAGACGTCCTCCCGTGAGCCGAGCCGAGAGTTCGGACGGTACGTCAATTAACCGAGGTACGGTAggcgggttcggcgtcggggacgtcgtGCTGTTcgagcccccgcccgcgctgcgcgagatCGCGACACGAAACGGCACGCCGCTTCGTTCCGGGGAGTACTTCGTCAAGAggatcgtcgcggtgggcggggacgaggtggaggtggTGGACGGCGTCTTGTTCCGAAACGGGCGACGGGAGGCGTCTTatccgacggggacgccCGTGGGCGTCGGACGAAACGGCCCAACGTCGGACGAAACGCACGACGGAGGTACCTGCGACGCGTGCAAGTTTGGACGGTACGATTTATCGCTGCGGCGCGTACCCGCCGGGTCGTTCCTGGTGTTGGGGGACAACCGGGGCGGGTCGAACGACGGCCACGTGTGGGGGTACCTGCCGGAGAAAAACGTGCTGGGGAAAATCTCGTTCAGGGTGGCGCCTCTGAACCGCGCGGGGTTCCTTCGCGAGGCGCCCGTCGGGGAGGAGCGAGACGGCGAGTGA
- a CDS encoding predicted protein, with protein sequence MADLRGVACVACGSETFEETDAGFYVCARCGTQSQDVRKDVDDEDAALSMGLVGRGARSRRVRDPTRARLGADGRVIQRGGDAPKTADDVARERRAEADAIAARVRAYEEGLRRIADAVCQTLVRVHGADPAIRATAANVWRGYVAACGILGKDFGDPATYTNPARRFGKRDGRGPTWINGERIATGIATATAVSSTTAKGAADDDDDDDDDDDDANEDSDRPESSSSSSEDDDDDEEKKDDHKNANDADGSRSRDVEPTPGKPLTLRRLVSRHLPRRLPLAVAYLACVLRREPLHPADFTRWALEGDLPFMAHAADVAKDLRRAGADPSPWPNALTTPRATPLPDKIASCAHDVACTLNIELPPCNALGLCARFASELGLNEDVADACVRLLAAHESDGLRAHGRTRTRGCSARLRGVARSRLVSAPPHVHAMAYVVAAINLLHGLDGRAKGGDVDADDAPGWRGRRTEARRAGRNATPVTRRGRRSVPANGSLPANGPAAVERKLTIDPPRGGWIAWAERTMREGASAPRLPVRVAEAASRTPAADDDDGASGASGASGASGASGASGASGASHRESVDAFLEYCKSHALRGLEDGLPEAHRRTVDALWRIHDARGGADVTSDDGRPLVPPQPTAELAPGGDSPGGDSPGAAGRVDLDASSRRIGPIAAHLARRVSTRPSTRAARASAAKLLTLVPAAGTGFDPATSDPEFNQPTNKQTEAYVAVVRACAGHAWADPRALHECARDVDAGFVAYLQRRGHAGKGKGLGKEGTETWRKGTGSDEDKDAGGVDEYACDVEGLERRFLRAVEVPEFPEPAEGGVKEDVPDEKTKTKRRRSSAAAIMPPPPPRLPAAAIAPTTTARKRAAKKKRPARVDGF encoded by the coding sequence ATGGCGGACCTCcggggcgtcgcgtgcgtcgcgtgcggcTCCGAGACGTTCGAGGAGACCGACGCGGGGTTCTACGTgtgcgcgcgatgcggcACCCAGTCGCAGGACGTTCGTaaggacgtggacgacgaggacgccgcgctgagcATGGGCCTCGTCGGccggggcgcgaggagccggcgggtgcgcgacccaacgcgcgctcggctcggcgccgacggccgcgtgATCCAGCGCGGGGGGGATGCGCCGaagaccgcggacgacgtcgcgcgggagaggcgcgcggaggccgacgccatcgccgcgcgcgtgcgcgcgtaCGAGGAGGGCCTGCGtcgcatcgccgacgcggtgtgCCAGACGCTCGTGCGCGttcacggcgcggaccctgCGATCcgggcgaccgccgcgaacgtctgGCGcgggtacgtcgccgcgtgcggcaTCCTCGGCAAGGATTTCGGAGACCCGGCGACGTACACCAACCCGGCGAGGCGCTTCGGGAAGCGGGACGGACGAGGGCCCACGTGGATCAACGGCGAACGGATTGCGACGgggatcgcgacggcgacggcggtgtcttcgacgacggcgaaaggcgcagccgacgacgacgacgacgacgacgacgacgacgacgacgcgaacgaggacTCCGACCGaccggagtcgtcgtcgtcgtcatccgaggacgacgacgacgacgaggagaagaaggacgaccACAAAAACGCaaacgacgcggacgggagtcgatcccgcgacgtcgagcccaCCCCCGGGAAGCCCCTGACGCTCCGCCGGCTCGTCTCCCGACACCTGCCCCGCCGCTTACCCCTCGCCGTGGCGTACCTCGCGTGCGTCCTGCGCCGTGAGCCCTTGCACCCGGCGGACTTCACCCGATgggcgctcgagggcgatTTACCTTTCatggcgcacgccgccgacgtcgccaaaGACCTgagacgcgccggcgctgaCCCGTCCCCGTGGCCGAACGCGctcacgacgccgcgagcgacgccgcttCCCGATAAGATCGCGTCCTGCGCGCACGACGTGGCGTGCACGTTGAACATCGAGCTGCCCCCGTGCAACGCGCTCGGACTTTGCGCGAGATTCGCATCGGAGCTGGGTTTGAacgaagacgtcgccgacgcgtgcgtgcgattgctcgcggcgcacgagaGCGACGGCTTACGCGCGCACGGGCGAACACGGACGCGAGGTTGTTCGGCGCGCCTTCGAGGTgtggcgcgttcgcggctggtatcggcgccgccccacgTTCACGCCATGGCGTACGTGGTGGCGGCGATTAATCTTCTTCACGGGCTGGACGGGCGAGCAAAGGGgggggacgtcgacgcggacgacgcgccgggttGGCGGGGCCGTCGCacggaggcgaggcgcgcggggcgaaacgcgacgccggtgacgaggcgggggcgacggagTGTACCCGCGAACGGGAGTTTGCCCGCGAACGGTCCAGCCGCTGTGGAGCGAAAACTAAcgatcgacccgccgcgcggcgggtggatcGCGTGGGCCGAGCGGACgatgcgcgagggcgccagcgcgccgcgcctccccgtgcgggtcgccgaggcggcatcgcggacgccggcggcggacgacgacgacggagctTCTGGAGCTTCTGGAGCTTCTGGAGCTTCTGGAGCTTCTGGAGCTTCTGGAGCTTCTGGAGCCTCTCACCGCGagagcgtcgacgcgtttcTGGAGTATTGCAAGTCGCACGCGCTGCGCGGCTTGGAGGACGGGCTTCCCGAGGCGCACAGGCggacggtggacgcgctctGGCGGATacacgacgcgcgaggaggcgccgacgtcacctccgacgacggacgGCCGCTCGTtccgccgcagccgacggcggagctcgcgccgggcggtgactcaccgggcggtgactcaccgggcgccgccggccgcgtcgacctGGACGCGTCGTCTCGGAGGATCggccccatcgccgcgcacctcgcgcgccgcgtctccacccgcccgtcgacccgcgccgcgagggcgtccgccgcgaagctGCTGACTTTGGTCCCGGCGGCCGGCACGGGGTTCGATCCGGCAACCTCCGATCCGGAGTTTAACCAACCAACCAACAAACAAACCGAGGCGTACGTCGCGGTGgttcgcgcgtgcgccgggcACGCGTGGGCGGATCCGCGGGCGCTGCACGAGTGCGCgcgggacgtggacgcggggtTCGTCGCGTACCTACAACGAAGGGGTCACGCGGGGAAAGGGAAAGGGCTGGGGAAAGAAGGGACGGAGACTTGGCGAAAAGGGACGGGGAGCGACGAAGACAAAGACGCGGGGGGGGTGGACGAATACGCGTGTGACGTCGAGGGATTGGAGCGTAGGTTCCTTCGAGCCGTGGAGGTTCCCGAATTTCCGGAGCCGGCTGAAGGAGGCGTGAAGGAGGACGTGCCGGACgagaagacgaagacgaagaggaggaggagctcggcggcggcgatcatgccgccgccgccgccgaggctgccggcggcggcgatcgcgccgacgacgacggcgagaaagagggcggcgaagaaaAAGCGGCCGGCTCGCGTGGATGGATTCTGA
- a CDS encoding predicted protein translates to MAAPRCSFTAAFVLLCAVAGVGGAASNDTCAYAEWALEDALLEDGLCAHVFASGLDKPRGIWPVHGSGCVLVLERGRGRIVALHDDDGDGRADATSVIATQPGVNHGLAVHGGYVYASSDTTVWRWPYRAGQRTTSPDSVKEVVVRDMNADGRGGAPGGHTTRTLAFDANGKLYVSVGSYSNVDADSHRSRIRRFALTTNTDNAVPVGGFDFQNDGELFADGLRNEVGLAFDKRGVLWGVENGADNLHRADLGGDIHDEHPAEELNAFREDDVGKHWGYPYCWTQFGTDLAGPGVGAAKGTVWAWPSFVNDGVHTDAWCRANTVPPRVAMQAHSAPLGLAFYSHESALTRCPSGQNNKTALPANMDGDAFVGYHGSWNRSPPTGHKVVRVPMTSAGDVEGGNVADVTPIDVMKNGKGEGARWANGLRPVDVRFDACGRLLVSDDGPGGYVVMITGAGGNGTDGGRARVGGKGATDPTPGLATSGAPRRLRFRALAFVVALALVSNDVRRVLA, encoded by the exons atggccgcgccgcgctgttcgttcaccgccgcgttcgttcTCCtgtgcgccgtcgcgggcgtcggcggcgcggcgtcgaacgacACGTGCGCGTACGCCGAGTGGGCGCTGGAGGACGCGCTCTTGGAGGACGGCCTCTGCGCGCACGTGTTCGCGTCCGGGCTGGACAAACCGCGCGGGATCTGGCCGGTCCACGGCTCGGGGTGCGTCCTCGTGCTGGAGCGGGGAAGGGGTCGGATCGTCGCCctgcacgacgacgacggcgacggacgcgcagACGCCACCAGCGTCATCGCGACGCAGCCCGGCGTCAACCACGGCCTCGCG GTCCACGGCGGCTACGTGTACGCATCCTCGGACACCACCGTGTGGAGGTGGCCTTACCGCGCCGGTCAGCGCACGACATCGCCGGACTCCGTAAAGGAGGTGGTCGTCCGAGACATGAacgccgacggccgcggcggcgcgcccggagGTCACACCACTCGAAccctcgcgttcgacgcgaacggcaaACTCTACGTCAGCGTGGGATCGTACAgcaacgtcgacgcggacagCCACCGGTCGCGGATAAGGCGGTTCGCGTTAACAACTAACACAGATAATGCCGTGCCcgtcggcgggttcgacTTTCAaaacgacggcgagctcttCGCCGACGGCTTGCGCAACGAGGTCGGTTTGGCGTTTGACAAGCGCGGCGTGCTGTGGGGGGTGGAGAACGGCGCGGATAACTTACAccgcgcggacctcggcggGGACATCCACGACGAACacccggcggaggagctcaacgcgtttcgcgaggacgacgtgggTAAACACTGGGGGTACCCCTACTGCTGGACCCAGTTCGGGACGGACTTGGCGggccccggcgtcggcgcggcgaaagGGACGGTGTGGGCGTGGCCGAGTTTCGTGAACGACGGCGTCCACACCGACGCGTGGTGCAGGGCCAACACCGTGCCGCCCCGCGTGGCGATGCAGGCGCACAGCGCGCCGTTGGGCCTGGCTTTCTATTCACACGAGAGCGCGTTGACGCGATGTCCGAGCGGGCAAAACAATAAAACGGCGTTGCCGGCGAAtatggacggcgacgcgttcgtcgggtATCACGGGTCGTGGAaccgatcgccgccgacgggacaCAAGGTGGTCCGCGTGCCCatgacgtccgcgggggACGTGGAAGGCGGgaacgtcgcggacgtcacgCCCATCGACGTCATGAAGAACGGTAaaggcgaaggcgctcgGTGGGCGAACGGGTTGCGGCCGGTTGACGTTCGATTCGACGCGTGCGGTCGGCTCCTGGTCAGCGACGACGGACCGGGCGGGTACGTCGTCATGATCACCGGGGCGGGAGGTAACGGCACTGACggggggagggcgcgggtgggCGGGAAGGGGGCGACGGATCCGACGCCGGGGCTCGCGACatcgggggcgccgcgacgtctaCGCTTTCGCGCCCTCGctttcgtcgtcgcgctcgcttTGGTCTCTAATGACGTTCGAAGGGTTTTGGCGTGA